Proteins encoded in a region of the Watersipora subatra chromosome 5, tzWatSuba1.1, whole genome shotgun sequence genome:
- the LOC137396378 gene encoding uncharacterized protein produces MDDYLASDSDKEEETGKPRTKAKERSGLKDTAEGLVKKKTKAEKAKGLESVFDKQRQRKREKAKQLKEQKKIKEMDVQAFSDDELPEGFNASELVASDEGIKEVRTSKHEKKKKRPKAKSEVLTHEATKEGEGESLNLMVMNNKGDTLSKKHFNM; encoded by the exons ATGGATGACTATCTGGCCTCTGATTCAG ACAAAGAAGAGGAGACTGGGAAACCTCGTACAAAAGCTAAAGAACGATCAG GTCTAAAAGACACTGCAGAAGGGTTGGTAAAAAAGAAAACGAAGGCAGAGAAAGCAAAGGGGCTGGAGTCAGTGTTTGATAAACAACGACAGCGAAAGCGTGAAAAGGCAAAGCAGCTAAAAGAACAGAAAAAGATCAAAGAAATGGATGTGCAG GCTTTCTCAGATGATGAACTACCAGAAGGATTTAATGCCTCAGAACTTGTTGCATCGGATGAGGGTATTAAAGAGGTGCGCACCAGCAAGCATGAAAAGAAAAAGAAGAGACCTAAGGCTAAGTCTGAAGTCCTAACTCATGAGGCAACTAAAGAA GGAGAAGGGGAGTCTCTTAATCTGATGGTGATGAACAACAAGGGAGACACCCTGTCAAAGAAGCATTTCAACATGTAG